From the Gemmatimonadota bacterium genome, the window GGGCGGCCATGTCCACGCCCATATCGAGCCCCTTCCAGCAGCAGTTCCCGGTCCTCTTCCGTGAAGGCGGCGATACCCGGTGCGCCGCGCGGCACGGCGACGCCCTTGTGATCGGAGAGCGGTCCGCCGAGAAGTACCTTGCATCTTATATCGGGCGGTTCCACGGCCTCGATACCCAGTTCGACCAGGCCGTCGGCCAGCAACAGGCGCTGTCCCGGCCGGACTTCGTCCGCCAGGCGTGCGTAGTTCACCGACACCCTGGCCCGATCTCCCGGCACCGGTTCGGTAGTCAGGGTG encodes:
- a CDS encoding pyruvate kinase, translating into AADEHRKPVAILQDLPGPKIRIGTFQNGPVHLVAGEGFTLTTEPVPGDRARVSVNYARLADEVRPGQRLLLADGLVELGIEAVEPPDIRCKVLLGGPLSDHKGVAVPRGAPGIAAFTEEDRELLLEGARYGRGHGRPVLCPKPG